The Zingiber officinale cultivar Zhangliang chromosome 9A, Zo_v1.1, whole genome shotgun sequence genome window below encodes:
- the LOC122018887 gene encoding uncharacterized protein LOC122018887 isoform X2 yields the protein MVFNYDDTSFSYQFHVNGRHLACGDQLAPFAGENFYESVPAKALLSGNTSEVILSDNGKRSLSDYESSLQVGKRLKQIDHHLQSISPEEIHSGASKPPSPGSIEDLEDSAVDTIADEFASEAKSSHLFAQNTSHENDLDSPTRLTLHSNFSGNRCQASECNHDNEIFSPTFCEFNWKRVPVGANHHADIPEWRPREFDNQLRNSETSCNYRGTDCHKWLGTHLMPMPDSALLASEVVALPHVLDCSCSDDGSIRCVRQHVTRAREMVKQDLGQERFSELGFNNMGEVVAQKWTEEEEQLFHEIVSSYPVSLGQNFWNKLPQYFPSKSSKDLVSYYFNVFMLRKRAVQNRLDPLHIDSDDDELQESESGEYATDDDDVDSAVDSPVEGVDDGSGQDELNEMEMTEETDDAEDHHYDKLTGYKGDMKEFIHTKSNLVSSAADHNIQDDSCTSFESQHNATNSCDPTDNFALPHGSFDNHLFLLHKDDLKDGPFGLTYDEFSGGHCDLDTWDMSYGCGTKTDGFLSSFNVIKEVFREMPSEK from the exons ATGGTGTTTAACTATGATGATACATCTTTTTCCTACCAATTCCATGTAAATGGAAGACATCTTGCTTGCGGCGATCAACTTGCACCATTTGCTGGAGAAAATTTCTATGAATCTGTCCCTGCTAAGGCACTTCTTTCGG GCAATACCAGTGAAGTTATTTTGTCGGATAATGGAAAAAGGTCACTTTCTGATTATGAGTCTTCTCTGCAAGTAGGCAAGCGCTTAAAACAAATAGATCATCATTTGCAGTCAATTTCTCCTGAAGAAATTCACTCCGGTGCCTCTAAGCCGCCATCTCCAG GTTCTATTGAGGACTTGGAGGATAGTGCTGTTGACACTATTGCTGATGAATTTGCTAGTGAAGCTAAGAGCAGTCATTTGTTTGCACAGAATACTAGTCATGAAAATGATTTGGACTCACCTACCAGGCTAACATTGCATTCTAATTTTTCTGGAAATAGATGTCAAGCATCTGAGTGTAATCATGATAACGAGATTTTCTCACCTACATTTTGTGAATTCAATTGGAAACGTGTTCCTGTAGGAGCAAATCATCACGCTGATATTCCAGAATGGAGACCTCGTGAATTCGATAATCAATTAAGGAATTCTGAAACTTCATGCAATTATCGTGGAACTGATTGCCACAAATGGCTTGGGACACATTTGATGCCTATGCCTGATTCTGCTTTACTGGCTTCAGAGGTTGTAGCCTTACCTCACGTGTTGGATTGTAGTTGTTCTGATGATGGTTCCATCAGATGCGTGAGACAGCATGTCACAAGAGCAAGAGAAATGGTCAAGCAAGATTTGGGGCAGGAAAGATTCTCAGAGTTGGGTTTCAACAATATGGGTGAGGTTGTGGCTCAAAAATGGACTGAAGAGGAGGAACAACTGTTCCATGAAATTGTGTCTTCATATCCTGTCTCACTAGGCCAGAATTTCTGGAATAAGCTGCCTCAGTATTTTCCTAGTAAAAGTAGCAAAGACCTTGTAAGCTACTACTTCAACGTATTTATGCTCAGAAAACGAGCTGTCCAGAATAGGTTGGACCCGCTGCACATAGACAGTGATGACGACGAATTGCAAGAAAGTGAGAGTGGCGAATATGCAACAGATGATGATGACGTTGATTCTGCAGTGGACTCTCCTGTTGAAGGTGTAGATGACGGTTCTGGTCAAGATGAACTTAATGAAATGGAAATGACCGAGGAGACTGATGATGCAGAGGATCACCATTATGACAAGCTGACTGGCTATAAAGGTGACATGAAAGAATTTATTCATACAAAGTCGAATCTTGTTTCCAGTGCTGCAGACCACAATATTCAAGATGATTCATGCACATCCTTTGAAAGCCAACACAACGCGACTAATTCCTGTGATCCTACTGATAATTTTGCATTGCCACATGGGTCATTCGACAACCATTTATTCTTGCTGCACAAGGATGACCTGAAAGATGGTCCGTTTGGATTAACTTACGATGAGTTTTCAGGTGGCCACTGTGACCTTGACACTTGGGATATGAGTTATGGCTGTGGAACAAAGACAGATGGCTTTTTATCCTCCTTCAATGTCATAAAAGAGGTGTTCAGAGAAATGCCTTCTGAGAAATGA
- the LOC122018887 gene encoding uncharacterized protein LOC122018887 isoform X1, with protein sequence MVFNYDDTSFSYQFHVNGRHLACGDQLAPFAGENFYESVPAKALLSDVENDSSSYHKEFINVTADLYDNLQSDLSDNPTLAWMTGNTSEVILSDNGKRSLSDYESSLQVGKRLKQIDHHLQSISPEEIHSGASKPPSPGSIEDLEDSAVDTIADEFASEAKSSHLFAQNTSHENDLDSPTRLTLHSNFSGNRCQASECNHDNEIFSPTFCEFNWKRVPVGANHHADIPEWRPREFDNQLRNSETSCNYRGTDCHKWLGTHLMPMPDSALLASEVVALPHVLDCSCSDDGSIRCVRQHVTRAREMVKQDLGQERFSELGFNNMGEVVAQKWTEEEEQLFHEIVSSYPVSLGQNFWNKLPQYFPSKSSKDLVSYYFNVFMLRKRAVQNRLDPLHIDSDDDELQESESGEYATDDDDVDSAVDSPVEGVDDGSGQDELNEMEMTEETDDAEDHHYDKLTGYKGDMKEFIHTKSNLVSSAADHNIQDDSCTSFESQHNATNSCDPTDNFALPHGSFDNHLFLLHKDDLKDGPFGLTYDEFSGGHCDLDTWDMSYGCGTKTDGFLSSFNVIKEVFREMPSEK encoded by the exons ATGGTGTTTAACTATGATGATACATCTTTTTCCTACCAATTCCATGTAAATGGAAGACATCTTGCTTGCGGCGATCAACTTGCACCATTTGCTGGAGAAAATTTCTATGAATCTGTCCCTGCTAAGGCACTTCTTTCGG ATGTGGAGAATGATTCGTCTAGCTATCACAAAGAGTTCATAAATGTGACTGCTGATCTTTATGACAATCTTCAAAGTGATCTCAGTGACAATCCTACTTTGGCATGGATGACAGGCAATACCAGTGAAGTTATTTTGTCGGATAATGGAAAAAGGTCACTTTCTGATTATGAGTCTTCTCTGCAAGTAGGCAAGCGCTTAAAACAAATAGATCATCATTTGCAGTCAATTTCTCCTGAAGAAATTCACTCCGGTGCCTCTAAGCCGCCATCTCCAG GTTCTATTGAGGACTTGGAGGATAGTGCTGTTGACACTATTGCTGATGAATTTGCTAGTGAAGCTAAGAGCAGTCATTTGTTTGCACAGAATACTAGTCATGAAAATGATTTGGACTCACCTACCAGGCTAACATTGCATTCTAATTTTTCTGGAAATAGATGTCAAGCATCTGAGTGTAATCATGATAACGAGATTTTCTCACCTACATTTTGTGAATTCAATTGGAAACGTGTTCCTGTAGGAGCAAATCATCACGCTGATATTCCAGAATGGAGACCTCGTGAATTCGATAATCAATTAAGGAATTCTGAAACTTCATGCAATTATCGTGGAACTGATTGCCACAAATGGCTTGGGACACATTTGATGCCTATGCCTGATTCTGCTTTACTGGCTTCAGAGGTTGTAGCCTTACCTCACGTGTTGGATTGTAGTTGTTCTGATGATGGTTCCATCAGATGCGTGAGACAGCATGTCACAAGAGCAAGAGAAATGGTCAAGCAAGATTTGGGGCAGGAAAGATTCTCAGAGTTGGGTTTCAACAATATGGGTGAGGTTGTGGCTCAAAAATGGACTGAAGAGGAGGAACAACTGTTCCATGAAATTGTGTCTTCATATCCTGTCTCACTAGGCCAGAATTTCTGGAATAAGCTGCCTCAGTATTTTCCTAGTAAAAGTAGCAAAGACCTTGTAAGCTACTACTTCAACGTATTTATGCTCAGAAAACGAGCTGTCCAGAATAGGTTGGACCCGCTGCACATAGACAGTGATGACGACGAATTGCAAGAAAGTGAGAGTGGCGAATATGCAACAGATGATGATGACGTTGATTCTGCAGTGGACTCTCCTGTTGAAGGTGTAGATGACGGTTCTGGTCAAGATGAACTTAATGAAATGGAAATGACCGAGGAGACTGATGATGCAGAGGATCACCATTATGACAAGCTGACTGGCTATAAAGGTGACATGAAAGAATTTATTCATACAAAGTCGAATCTTGTTTCCAGTGCTGCAGACCACAATATTCAAGATGATTCATGCACATCCTTTGAAAGCCAACACAACGCGACTAATTCCTGTGATCCTACTGATAATTTTGCATTGCCACATGGGTCATTCGACAACCATTTATTCTTGCTGCACAAGGATGACCTGAAAGATGGTCCGTTTGGATTAACTTACGATGAGTTTTCAGGTGGCCACTGTGACCTTGACACTTGGGATATGAGTTATGGCTGTGGAACAAAGACAGATGGCTTTTTATCCTCCTTCAATGTCATAAAAGAGGTGTTCAGAGAAATGCCTTCTGAGAAATGA